A window of the Enoplosus armatus isolate fEnoArm2 chromosome 5, fEnoArm2.hap1, whole genome shotgun sequence genome harbors these coding sequences:
- the grk7b gene encoding rhodopsin kinase grk7-b → MGDLVGLDNLVANTAYLKAQKIDRNELRKLRLSLTLPKSKSSALRAAVGKKYESLCEQQPIGRKLFQQFLLASDSQYVAAAEFLEELSDWSFAEDETREKAKRSILTNFCQPESRSFLSYLTGEAAERCKELSDKNFDEMVMGQIREATRDFLKGKPFSEYLKSPLFYRFLQWKEYETQKIADKYFYEFRTLGKGGFGEVCAVQVKHTGQMYACKKLDKRRLKKKGGERFALLEKRILEKVNSLFIVNLAYAYDNKTHLCLVMDLMNGGDLRFHIYELGERGIRMERIVYYMAQITTGILHLHSMDIVYRDMKPENVLLDARGQCRLSDLGLAVELPKGKMSCQKAGTTGYMAPEILRQEYYCTSVDWWALGCSIYEMVAARLPFKDFREKVQNEEVTRRTMEDECKFEHKRFDAPTRDIISLLLKKKVQHRLGCCGNDPRTHAFFKSINFHRLEAGLVEPPWVPKSNVVYAKDTDKFRDTSEVEDIKFDVKDEKFFKEFSTGAVSIRWQKEMIDSGVFDELNDPKLNGHGYEAMWKSRMCIIL, encoded by the exons ATGGGCGACCTGGTGGGACTGGACAACCTAGTGGCCAACACGGCCTACCTGAAGGCTCAGAAGATAGATCGCAACGAGCTGAGGAAACTGAGACTCTCCCTGACGCTACCCAAATCAAAGTCCTCTGCTCTCCGGGCGGCAGTGGGGAAGAAGTACGAGTCGCTGTGTGAGCAACAGCCTATTGGGAGGAAGTTGTTCCAGCAGTTCCTCCTGGCCTCTGATTCGCAATATGTGGCCGCCGCTGAGTTCCTGGAGGAGCTGAGCGACTGGAGCTTTGCTGAAGATGAAACCAGGGAGAAGGCCAAACGGAGCATCCTCACCAACTTCTGTCAACCTGAGTCCAGGAGTTTTCTCTCCTACCTCACAGGAGAGGCAGCTGAAAGATGCAAGGAGCTATCAGACAAGAACTTCGATGAGATGGTGATGGGCCAAATAAGAGAAGCCACAAGGGACTTCCTGAAGGGGAAACCTTTCTCGGAGTACCTGAAAAGCCCCCTTTTTTATAGGTTCTTGCAATGGAAGGAGTACGAGACGCAGAAGATCGCTGACAAATACTTTTATGAGTTCAGGACTTTGGGAAAAGGTGGCTTTGGTGAG GTGTGTGCGGTGCAGGTGAAACACACAGGCCAGATGTACGCCTGCAAGAAGCTGGATAAGAGGCGCCTGAAGAAGAAAGGCGGCGAGAGGTTTGCCCTTCTGGAGAAACGCATCCTGGAGAAGGTCAACAGCCTTTTCATCGTAAACCTGGCTTACGCTTACGACAACAAGACCCACCTGTGCCTGGTCATGGACCTCATGAACGGGGGAGACCTCAGGTTCCACATCTACGAGCTCGGGGAGCGGGGCATCCGGATGGAGCGTATTGTTTACTACATGGCCCAGATAACCACTGGGATACTCCACCTGCACTCCATGGACATCGTGTACCGGGATATGAAGCCTGAGAACGTGCTGCTGGATGCTAGAGGACAGTGTCGGCTGTCAGACCTCGGATTGGCTGTGGAGCTGCCGAAGGGCAAAATGAGCTGCCAGAAG GCTGGTACGACTGGTTACATGGCTCCTGAGATCCTGAGGCAGGAGTACTACTGCACGTCTGTGGACTGGTGGGCTCTGGGCTGCAGCATCTATGAGATGGTGGCTGCCCGTTTGCCTTTTAAAGACTTCAGAGAAAAGGTGCAGAATGAGGAGGTGACTCGTCGCACTATGGAGGACGAGTGCAAGTTCGAACACAAGCGCTTTGACGCTCCCACCAGAGACATCATCAGCCTCCTTCTCAAGAAGAAGGTGCAGCATCGCCTTGGGTGCTG TGGCAATGACCCACGAACTCACGCATTTTTCAAGAGCATCAATTTCCACCGTCTGGAGGCCGGGCTGGTGGAGCCCCCCTGGGTGCCAAAATCCAACGTGGTCTACGCTAAGGACACAGACAAGTTCAGGGACACCTCTGAGGTCGAGGACATTAAGTTTGACGTCAAAGATGAGAAGTTCTTCAAGGAGTTCAGCACAGGTGCAGTCTCCATCCGGTGGCAGAAGGAGATGATCGACAGCGGAGTGTTTGACGAACTGAACGACCCCAAACTGAACGGTCACGGCTATGAGGCCATGTGGAAATCCAGGATGTGCATCATTTTGTGA
- the rnf7 gene encoding RING-box protein 2 — MDDGDEPGLVLSHNTSSGSKSGGDKMFSLKKWNAVAMWSWDVECDTCAICRVQVMDACLRCQAENKQEDCVVVWGECNHSFHNCCMSLWVKQNNRCPLCQQDWVVQRIGK, encoded by the exons ATGGATGACGGTGACGAGCCGGGTTTAGTCCTCTCTCACAACACTTCCTCAGGCTCTAAATCGGGCGGAGACAAGATGTTTTCACTAAAGAAGTGGAACGCTGTAGCTATGTGGAGCTGGGACGTGGAGTGCGATACTTGTGCCATTTGTCGGGTACAAGTGATGG ACGCTTGTCTCCGATGCCAGGcggaaaacaaacaggaggactGTGTTG TTGTATGGGGAGAGTGCAACCACTCTTTCCATAACTGCTGTATGTCCCTTTGGGTGAAGCAGAACAATCGCTGCCCCCTCTGCCAGCAGGACTGGGTGGTTCAGAGAATTGGCAAATAA